Part of the Candidatus Bathyarchaeia archaeon genome, AAGCTTACGTTATATGAGTGTCAACATGAAGGTTATTATTAGCGCTATTGTTAATGTGAGGACTGGTTCAGGTATTCTGCTTATGCTTATTGGGAAAATAAATGGGACCTTTTGCTTATATTGTTGGTATTCTTTTTCAAACCTTCTTGAGAGGTATCGCTCCTCATAGCCTGCCAGTAAAACGTAGCCTAAAACCCCGATGAACCACACTAAAACAACATTAAGCTTCGACCCTGACCATTGTATGGACATTATGGTTAACCCTAAGGTCACAACAATTATTCCAAAATATTGGGGATGCCTTACAACCGAGTAAAGTCCGCCTGTTAAAAGTTCTTTCCGCCTCGCCTTAAGCATCTGAACCAAAGCTGTTAAGAATATTATGAAGCCAACCAAAGCAACAACCCTTCCAAACATGAGCCTCGGCTCCAAGAGAAAAAGATAAAATTGCTGTTCTCTAAATTCTGGAAGGCTCCAAAAGAACCCAAACACGTAAAAGGCCAACGGAAAGACCATAAGGCCAAACCAAGGTCCAGCCACAGGCACATACTGAAACAAACAGAGAATAGCTGAAGACAAAACCTCAATCAAACGCCTAAGCTTCCTTTCCAATTCGCGAGACGTGTAAATCCCCAGATAATATCTTCAGACAAGAAGACATAAAAATCTACACATTAGAACGTCAACAAAACTTCACGGTCGTTCCATTAATCGCTGCTAACAGAATAACGGGGATTAAGCTTGCGAAAATATTTTCAGTTTGTGATTTTGCTTTGAAGATGTTAATTTTGTTTGTTTTTTGTTTTTACGGTTTTCTTCGTTAAATTTTAGGGAGAAAACGTAGGGAATCGAACTGCTTTTATGTTTATATGATAATTTTGACACTTTTGATTTGATGGATTGGAGGGTTTCTCATGTTTAGTCTTAAGGGTGTTTTGTTGCTAATTGGGTATGCAGTTTTTCTATTTTGGCTTGCTGTTCTGTTTTATGCTTTTATCTCATACATCCTTGGCTATTCACCTCTAGGAATCCTAATCTCGCCAGAATCTCAACTTTCAATTTTAGGCTACTCCATATTGTTAAGAGAGTTCCATTCTCCATTGAAGAAGAAAGGGAAATATGGGATGATTCTGATAGCCTTCGATATATTTTTAGGAATCTCTATAATAGTGATGGGCGCTTACACCATTTTTGTGAATCCAAACCTGTTCGCATACCTATGCCTTGTGACGGGAGCATCCATCATCCTCATCAGCGCAAGGCGCATGCAAAAAATGGAGAGGTGAAGATGTTTAGAAAGGAAATTGCTTTTGAAGGTTACCTCGTCCATTACTATGAAACCTCATGCCTCGAGAAAGAGCCAGCATACTACCTCAGAGAAGAGGGGAAGGAATATAAGCCCATGAAAAGGTGGTTCCAAGAGCTTCTAAAACAACTCGTAGAAAAGAGGAAGGAGAAACCCGAAATCATAAGTTTTGAGGATATAATTCCGAAAGAGGTTTATGAGAGGATGCTTCAAAACCCAATGTCGAAATTTCGCTTCAGAATAATTGTGGAGGCTGAGGAGATATGTTAAAAGCGTATTCTCTTAGGCTTTAACTCTCCTGTTTTAGGGTCAAACAGTAACCCCAAGGTTTCGAGAGTTGAAACGCCTAAAACCCTTTTGTCTTTCTCCTCACCAAACACAACAGGGCCAACAGTCCTACGTCCCATCAGCTCAAAAAACGCCACGCCAACATTGCGAATAGCTTCCTTACCATCAGCCAATAGAACCTTAACTTTATCAACAGGCTTAACCCCAATCTCCACCAACTTATGCGAAGGCACAACACTAACAGGAAAACCAACACGAACAGGCAAGTCAACAAAAATAAACTTGTTAGGCTCCTTAACACTAGAAATCTTAACCTTAAAATGTGCTCTCATAAAACACTAACAAATAACAAGGACTAAGCAAAATATTAAACTAACCCATTTCTCCTAGCAACTATCTACGTTAGCGATCACAGGAAAAGAGATTTAAACTTAAAATCAAAAAACTTTTGGATAATGTTTTAGAACAAATTTTTTGACAACTTCATACGCCCATTTGGCGTTTTGCTCGGTTGGTTTGTAGCCCTCATGGACAACTCGATTTCTTAAATCTCGCAAAATTTCCAGGTCGGTGATGTTTTCAATGTTAAATCCCGAATTCCGTAGTATGTTTACTAGATTATCAAAGTAGATTTTCTTCTCTTTCCGTAAATCTTCGATTGGTTTCATTCCCTTTTTGTCGATTATCATTCTCTGTAGGGTTGTTATTATCGCTTCATAACATAAAGTAACTATGATGCCGGTTGAAATTTTCTTACCTTTGAGGTATTGTTCAGCCTCTAACAGTTTTTCTTTGACATCAGTTAAATATGGATCAAGGAGCTCAACAACTTCTTCGCAAGAGGGGGGTTGAAGCTCTTGTTTCATCGGTTTAATGTAATTCGCTCCTACATCTGCAGCGGGCTGTTCCAATATTTGATAAGTAAATTTGGTTGTTGTGCTTTGATGAGGCCCGCTCCTTTCCAAGAGCCTCACACCGCACATAACCTGAAGTTTCCTACCCCCAAGAACATTGCATATGTTAGGAATTCTATGATAGAGCCTTAGCCGCCTAGCAACATCTCCCGCCGTAATTGTAATTTCTTTTTCTCCCCTATTCCGTGCCGGCTGAATATAGTTTTTAAACACAAACTCTCTGATAAAATCGGCTTGACTCATTTTGTCAGCCTATTAAGTCAATAGCATCAAACAGTATAGAAAGTTTTCCATTCCACTTTTGTTGCTTGCAATATTCTATAAAGTGTTTAAGTATGGCTTCTCCGATGCCTCTCCTTGATGTGTTGGGTGGACGCATATCCAACCGAGTAGGGCGAGACCGCCTTCCTTTTCATACCCCCGCAATATCCTGCCTGTGGCAACTCCTATGATTTCACCGCTTTCCTCAGCTACAAAAAGAAGCTCATTATCCTCCCGCATCCTTTTAACATAATTTTCCGGTGTATGAAGCGACTTGTCAAACTCCAAGGCTTTCTTCG contains:
- a CDS encoding isoprenylcysteine carboxylmethyltransferase family protein, encoding MEPRLMFGRVVALVGFIIFLTALVQMLKARRKELLTGGLYSVVRHPQYFGIIVVTLGLTIMSIQWSGSKLNVVLVWFIGVLGYVLLAGYEERYLSRRFEKEYQQYKQKVPFIFPISISRIPEPVLTLTIALIITFMLTLI
- a CDS encoding aspartyl protease; this translates as MRAHFKVKISSVKEPNKFIFVDLPVRVGFPVSVVPSHKLVEIGVKPVDKVKVLLADGKEAIRNVGVAFFELMGRRTVGPVVFGEEKDKRVLGVSTLETLGLLFDPKTGELKPKRIRF